Proteins encoded within one genomic window of Bacillus thuringiensis:
- a CDS encoding histidine phosphatase family protein → MKKIIVIRHCSATGQERDAELTTDGKKQANTLATFLLEYQLQIDHIISSPFVRAIDSIRPYARQANLSIQEDERLAERILSDVPMDNWMQKLESTFTNIDIAFSGGESTKQATDRAISLIEDVLKLDYTTTLLVTHGNLLTLILKHFDHTIGFHEWKALTNPDMYEITIDEQCSLKRLWKAPSK, encoded by the coding sequence ATGAAGAAAATAATTGTAATACGACATTGTTCAGCAACTGGCCAAGAACGTGATGCCGAATTAACGACCGATGGAAAAAAACAAGCAAACACCCTTGCTACATTCCTCTTAGAATACCAACTACAAATAGATCATATTATTTCAAGTCCATTTGTGCGAGCTATCGATTCTATTCGGCCCTATGCACGCCAAGCCAATTTGTCTATCCAAGAAGATGAACGATTAGCTGAACGCATATTAAGTGACGTTCCAATGGACAATTGGATGCAAAAACTAGAATCTACTTTTACAAATATAGATATTGCCTTTTCAGGCGGAGAGTCAACAAAACAAGCAACGGACCGTGCTATATCGCTTATAGAAGACGTTTTAAAATTAGACTATACTACAACACTACTCGTTACACATGGAAACTTACTTACGCTTATTTTAAAGCACTTTGATCATACGATTGGCTTTCATGAATGGAAAGCTTTAACGAATCCTGATATGTACGAAATTACAATCGATGAACAATGTAGCCTAAAACGATTATGGAAAGCACCGTCCAAGTAA
- a CDS encoding YbaK/EbsC family protein: MYEDVLALLHKTNVSYEKFEHEPVLDYETDRIVRERLGLQGTPSKSLFLKSKSGNYYVFFTLEGTRLNRGEMKEITGERLSLCSPDELREETGCTPGCVAPFGYSQNVTIIVDSAIYTYDKVLITPGVPEFTIELSTEELKKILLTCSNTVLEYKQKES, from the coding sequence ATGTACGAAGATGTACTTGCTTTACTACATAAAACAAATGTTTCTTATGAAAAGTTTGAACACGAACCAGTACTCGATTATGAGACAGATCGGATCGTGCGGGAGAGGCTTGGCTTACAAGGCACTCCAAGTAAAAGCTTATTCTTAAAATCAAAATCCGGAAATTATTACGTGTTTTTTACGTTAGAAGGAACTCGGCTCAACCGAGGAGAGATGAAAGAAATAACGGGAGAACGCTTATCGCTCTGTTCACCTGATGAATTAAGGGAAGAGACTGGCTGTACGCCGGGATGTGTAGCTCCTTTCGGATATTCACAAAATGTAACAATTATTGTGGATAGCGCTATTTATACTTACGATAAAGTTTTAATTACACCTGGTGTACCTGAATTTACAATTGAATTATCCACAGAGGAATTAAAAAAGATTTTATTAACATGTTCAAATACTGTTTTAGAGTATAAACAAAAAGAGAGCTAA
- the lipA gene encoding lipoyl synthase: protein MTKQTEYKRKPEWLKIKLNTNENYTGLKKMMRSKNLHTVCEEAKCPNIHECWAVRKTATFMILGAVCTRACRFCAVKTGLPTELDLQEPERVADSVVQMGLKHVVITAVARDDLKDGGAAVFAETVRAVRRKNPFTSIEVLPSDMGGVEENLKMLMDAKPDILNHNIETVRRLSDRVRARAKYERSLEFLRRAKEMQPDIPTKSSIMVGLGETREDLIEAMDDLRANNVDILTLGQYLQPSKKHLPVLKYYPPAEFAELKEIALSKGFSHCEAGPLVRSSYHADEQVRSAKENTAEAK, encoded by the coding sequence ATGACAAAACAAACAGAATATAAGCGCAAGCCCGAATGGTTGAAAATTAAGTTAAACACGAATGAAAACTATACAGGCTTAAAGAAAATGATGCGTTCTAAGAATCTTCATACAGTTTGTGAAGAAGCAAAATGTCCGAATATTCATGAATGCTGGGCTGTAAGAAAAACAGCAACATTCATGATTTTAGGTGCAGTATGTACACGTGCTTGTCGTTTTTGTGCGGTTAAAACAGGCTTACCAACAGAGCTTGATTTACAAGAGCCAGAACGCGTAGCAGATTCTGTAGTACAAATGGGCTTAAAGCACGTTGTTATAACAGCGGTTGCACGTGATGATTTAAAAGACGGGGGAGCAGCTGTTTTTGCTGAAACAGTACGCGCTGTTCGTCGCAAAAATCCATTTACGTCAATTGAAGTATTACCATCTGATATGGGTGGAGTAGAAGAAAACTTAAAAATGTTAATGGATGCAAAACCAGATATTTTAAACCATAACATTGAAACAGTACGTCGATTATCTGACCGAGTTCGCGCTAGAGCAAAATATGAACGTTCATTAGAGTTTTTACGTCGAGCGAAAGAAATGCAGCCAGATATTCCAACTAAATCGAGCATTATGGTGGGCTTAGGTGAAACGAGAGAAGATTTAATTGAAGCAATGGATGACTTACGTGCAAACAATGTGGATATTTTAACTCTTGGACAATACTTACAACCATCTAAAAAGCATTTACCAGTTCTTAAATATTACCCACCAGCAGAATTTGCAGAGCTTAAAGAAATTGCACTTAGCAAAGGATTTAGCCACTGTGAAGCTGGCCCACTTGTGCGTTCTTCTTACCATGCGGACGAGCAAGTTCGTTCTGCAAAAGAAAACACAGCAGAAGCAAAATAA
- a CDS encoding M23 family metallopeptidase: protein MLRKISLLLSICFLLHQNIAYGEDNQQSIYEKRMALYKETEQSSGIPWYYLAAMDQYERNIRSVRKDIPKKPDAIISLYFKPEIWAGPVNGNDTLPHTISLFGGLGLDGDKDGFANANNDRDLLHTAATILKKQGTSEERIKIMLWEYYRRAKTVDLITEYAQIYKHYGRINLEGNAFPLPIRSDHSYRSTFGAGRSFGGRRVHEGTDIFAGYGVPVRSTCYGIIETKGWNRLGGWRIGIRDLHNNYHYYAHLGGFSKEIQLGQIVEPGKVIGFVGSTGYGPPGTAGKFPPHLHFGIYKDNGYTEWAFDPYMHLSLWERKERANTKR, encoded by the coding sequence ATGCTTCGAAAAATTTCTCTTTTGCTTTCAATTTGCTTTCTTCTCCACCAAAACATCGCTTACGGTGAAGATAATCAGCAAAGCATATACGAAAAGCGCATGGCACTATATAAAGAAACCGAGCAATCTTCAGGCATTCCGTGGTATTACTTAGCTGCAATGGATCAATACGAAAGAAATATACGGAGCGTAAGAAAAGATATTCCGAAAAAACCAGATGCCATCATTTCCCTTTATTTCAAACCAGAAATATGGGCTGGACCTGTTAATGGTAACGACACTCTCCCCCACACAATTTCTCTATTTGGTGGGTTAGGTTTAGATGGTGACAAAGATGGATTTGCAAATGCAAATAACGACCGTGATCTTTTGCATACAGCAGCAACAATTTTAAAGAAACAAGGAACGTCAGAAGAACGCATTAAAATCATGCTCTGGGAATATTATAGACGTGCAAAAACAGTTGATTTAATTACCGAATACGCCCAAATTTATAAACATTATGGACGTATTAATTTAGAAGGAAATGCTTTTCCCCTACCTATTCGCAGTGACCATAGCTACCGTAGTACTTTCGGTGCTGGAAGAAGTTTTGGGGGAAGAAGGGTTCATGAAGGAACCGATATATTCGCAGGCTATGGCGTACCAGTAAGATCCACTTGCTATGGCATCATTGAAACAAAAGGCTGGAACCGCCTTGGCGGATGGCGCATCGGTATTCGTGACCTTCATAATAATTATCATTATTACGCTCACTTAGGCGGGTTCTCAAAAGAAATACAGCTTGGACAAATTGTGGAGCCTGGAAAAGTAATCGGATTTGTTGGTAGCACCGGCTACGGACCTCCCGGCACAGCTGGAAAATTCCCGCCCCACCTACATTTCGGCATCTATAAAGACAATGGTTATACAGAATGGGCTTTCGATCCATACATGCATTTAAGTCTTTGGGAGCGAAAAGAACGCGCCAATACAAAACGATAA